From a single Ooceraea biroi isolate clonal line C1 chromosome 12, Obir_v5.4, whole genome shotgun sequence genomic region:
- the LOC105283779 gene encoding UDP-glucuronosyltransferase 2C1 isoform X2, producing the protein MRVLLMILVSLLSLVVCSAYRFLGMFPNQGKSRFIMLEGLMKGLADKGHQIDIISAYPQKKPYPNYTDIAKVPVFLSLLNNVTYEYMLQELAHTNVGKCIATAFGNDICETHLGSLVIQNLVHNPPKNPPYDAMIMEIFGSPCFAAIAHLLNIPVIGVSTTSMYPWLHELIAQPENLAFIPNNCGNVNFSMNLWQRIYNVFSFLYCKLYFHYLTIPQDDMVRKYLGPNLPSIRNMNPALVLINSHIALNGILPMTPALVQIGGIHIREDDSPLSHELKKWMDDSKDGFVYFTFGSMILIETFPRKILDVFYASLGKIAPVRVLMKVPNPKKLPPGLPENIRTFSWLPQLKVLNHPNIRAFITHGGIMGIFEAIIYGVPMIGMPLCMDQYNNIDTNVAKNIAVKLDVYKITEKDMDVALNAILHDPRYIETIKNLSRRFHDQSLSPVDTANYWIDYVLKYGDDVLRSPAMDLAWWQIYLIDVAACLLLCAAAIITIAVFIARFVIKMINRNHYKLLHAKKTN; encoded by the exons atgcgagtGCTGCTGATGATACTTGTGTCGCTATTGTCGCTGGTGGTTTGCAGTGCATATCGTTTCCTTGGGATGTTTCCGAATCAAGGTAAAAGCCGCTTTATTATGCTGGAGGGCCTGATGAAGGGATTGGCCGATAAAGGACATCAGATCGACATAATCAGTGCATATCCACAGAAAAAACCCTATCCGAATTATACCGATATCGCAAAAGTGCCAGTTTTTCTATCCTTATTGAACAATGTGACATATGAATATATGCTGCAAGAACTAGCGCACACAAATGTAGGGAAATGTATCGCGACAGCATTTGGTAATGATATTTGTGAAACCCATCTGGGAAGTCTGGTAATACAAAACCTGGTGCACAATCCACCAAAGAATCCACCCTACGACGCGATGATTATGGAG ATTTTTGGTTCACCTTGCTTTGCGGCTATCGCCCATTTGTTAAACATACCCGTGATTGGAGTCAGCACAACGTCGATGTATCCATGGCTTCATGAATTAATCGCTCAGCCCGAGAACCTCGCGTTCATACCAAATAACTGTGGGAATGTGAACTTTTCAATGAACTTGTGGCAACGTATATACAATGTCTTCTCCTTTCTCTACTGCAAGTTGTATTTCCACTATCTCACGATACCACAAGATGATATGGTGAGAAAGTACCTCGGACCGAACCTGCCAAGCATCCGGAATATGAACCCAGCACTGGTCCTCATCAACTCTCATATTGCTCTGAATGGGATCCTACCGATGACACCTGCTCTCGTTCAAATAGGCGGAATCCATATCCGAGAGGACGATTCGCCGTTGTCGCAC GAATTAAAGAAATGGATGGACGATAGTAAAGACGGTTTTGTGTACTTCACGTTCGGCTCGATGATCCTCATCGAAACGTTTCCGCGCAAAATTTTAGATGTCTTTTACGCCTCCTTGGGCAAGATTGCACCTGTACGAGTTCTAATGAAGGTACCGAATCCGAAGAAATTGCCGCCTGGCTTACCCGAAAATATTCGTACGTTCTCTTGGTTGCCGCAACTTAAAGTATTAA ATCATCCCAATATAAGAGCCTTCATTACTCATGGTGGGATCATGGGCATCTTTGAAGCAATAATCTATGGTGTTCCCATGATTGGTATGCCACTGTGTATGGATCAGTATAACAACATCGACACTAACGTCGCGAAAAATATTGCTGTGAAACTGGATGTCTATAAGATCACTGAGAAAGACATGGATGTAGCCCTGAATGCGATCTTGCACGACCCGAGATACAT AGAgactattaaaaatttatcccGAAGATTCCATGATCAATCGCTTAGCCCTGTTGACACCGCAAATTATTGGATCGACTACGTGCTCAAATATGGCGACGATGTCTTACGATCGCCCGCCATGGATTTGGCCTGGTGGCAAATATACCTCATCGATGTGGCCGCATGTCTTTTGCTTTGCGCGGCAGCCATTATTACTATTGCGGTGTTTATCGCACGTTTtgtgataaaaatgataaatagaaATCATTACAAGTTGTTACATGCGAAGAAGACTAATTAG
- the LOC105283779 gene encoding UDP-glucuronosyltransferase 2C1 isoform X1: MRVLLMILVSLLSLVVCSAYRFLGMFPNQGKSRFIMLEGLMKGLADKGHQIDIISAYPQKKPYPNYTDIAKVPVFLSLLNNVTYEYMLQELAHTNVGKCIATAFGNDICETHLGSLVIQNLVHNPPKNPPYDAMIMEIFGSPCFAAIAHLLNIPVIGVSTTSMYPWLHELIAQPENLAFIPNNCGNVNFSMNLWQRIYNVFSFLYCKLYFHYLTIPQDDMVRKYLGPNLPSIRNMNPALVLINSHIALNGILPMTPALVQIGGIHIREDDSPLSHLQNRRVTNPRKLRKEQRDFHFPVPELKKWMDDSKDGFVYFTFGSMILIETFPRKILDVFYASLGKIAPVRVLMKVPNPKKLPPGLPENIRTFSWLPQLKVLNHPNIRAFITHGGIMGIFEAIIYGVPMIGMPLCMDQYNNIDTNVAKNIAVKLDVYKITEKDMDVALNAILHDPRYIETIKNLSRRFHDQSLSPVDTANYWIDYVLKYGDDVLRSPAMDLAWWQIYLIDVAACLLLCAAAIITIAVFIARFVIKMINRNHYKLLHAKKTN; the protein is encoded by the exons atgcgagtGCTGCTGATGATACTTGTGTCGCTATTGTCGCTGGTGGTTTGCAGTGCATATCGTTTCCTTGGGATGTTTCCGAATCAAGGTAAAAGCCGCTTTATTATGCTGGAGGGCCTGATGAAGGGATTGGCCGATAAAGGACATCAGATCGACATAATCAGTGCATATCCACAGAAAAAACCCTATCCGAATTATACCGATATCGCAAAAGTGCCAGTTTTTCTATCCTTATTGAACAATGTGACATATGAATATATGCTGCAAGAACTAGCGCACACAAATGTAGGGAAATGTATCGCGACAGCATTTGGTAATGATATTTGTGAAACCCATCTGGGAAGTCTGGTAATACAAAACCTGGTGCACAATCCACCAAAGAATCCACCCTACGACGCGATGATTATGGAG ATTTTTGGTTCACCTTGCTTTGCGGCTATCGCCCATTTGTTAAACATACCCGTGATTGGAGTCAGCACAACGTCGATGTATCCATGGCTTCATGAATTAATCGCTCAGCCCGAGAACCTCGCGTTCATACCAAATAACTGTGGGAATGTGAACTTTTCAATGAACTTGTGGCAACGTATATACAATGTCTTCTCCTTTCTCTACTGCAAGTTGTATTTCCACTATCTCACGATACCACAAGATGATATGGTGAGAAAGTACCTCGGACCGAACCTGCCAAGCATCCGGAATATGAACCCAGCACTGGTCCTCATCAACTCTCATATTGCTCTGAATGGGATCCTACCGATGACACCTGCTCTCGTTCAAATAGGCGGAATCCATATCCGAGAGGACGATTCGCCGTTGTCGCAC TTGCAAAATAGAAGAGTAACAAATCCaagaaaattgcgaaaagaGCAGCGTGATTTTCATTTTCCAGTTCCG GAATTAAAGAAATGGATGGACGATAGTAAAGACGGTTTTGTGTACTTCACGTTCGGCTCGATGATCCTCATCGAAACGTTTCCGCGCAAAATTTTAGATGTCTTTTACGCCTCCTTGGGCAAGATTGCACCTGTACGAGTTCTAATGAAGGTACCGAATCCGAAGAAATTGCCGCCTGGCTTACCCGAAAATATTCGTACGTTCTCTTGGTTGCCGCAACTTAAAGTATTAA ATCATCCCAATATAAGAGCCTTCATTACTCATGGTGGGATCATGGGCATCTTTGAAGCAATAATCTATGGTGTTCCCATGATTGGTATGCCACTGTGTATGGATCAGTATAACAACATCGACACTAACGTCGCGAAAAATATTGCTGTGAAACTGGATGTCTATAAGATCACTGAGAAAGACATGGATGTAGCCCTGAATGCGATCTTGCACGACCCGAGATACAT AGAgactattaaaaatttatcccGAAGATTCCATGATCAATCGCTTAGCCCTGTTGACACCGCAAATTATTGGATCGACTACGTGCTCAAATATGGCGACGATGTCTTACGATCGCCCGCCATGGATTTGGCCTGGTGGCAAATATACCTCATCGATGTGGCCGCATGTCTTTTGCTTTGCGCGGCAGCCATTATTACTATTGCGGTGTTTATCGCACGTTTtgtgataaaaatgataaatagaaATCATTACAAGTTGTTACATGCGAAGAAGACTAATTAG